The Leptospira langatensis genomic sequence AGGTAGGTCGGAAGAGAAGTCTTCCAGAAGAAGATTGTTGGTCAATCCTCCGTCTAGATAATAGTTTCCGTTAAAACTCTGGAGCGGAAGGACCGGAAAAGCAGAACAAGAGTTCATTACGATCTGGGTGGTGGTTTCATGATCGGTCAGATCTTTTTCGGTAAAGACCTTTTCCCTCCAGCCCCAAGCTTTCATTTTCTTTAATACTTCGAACGGTTCCTCGCCCTTTCTTCGCAAGGTCTCGTCCTTAAAATAAGCGTTCACGATAGAAGCGGCCTTTGCAAATAGGAGTCTCTGGATCGGTTCTCCCTTCTTATTCTTGTCTAGACTTTCCTTAGGGATCTCTACCGTGTGAATGCGGACCTTGGCCGACTTAGAAAGCAGCTTGGAAAATCGAAGACAGTAATTTACTGTCCGTCTTGCAATATTATGATGAGGGAAGGGAGCACGGATCCGAAGCAGTCGATTCCAATAGAAGTTCTTCGGATTTCGTTTGGTAAGCTCTTGGAAATAATTCGAGCTATCTACTTCGGTTTCGGAAAGCGTGCTGATCGCCATTGCGGCTCCTGCGCTCACACCCGAAACTTCTCTCACTCTGATCCCCCAGGTCCTAAGAGCGAATGCAACTCCAAGACCGTAGAATGCCTTGATGCCTCCGCCCGCGATCGCGAGTGCAATTTCTTTTTTGGTCCCGATCTCTTGCCAAGCGGTCTGTAAACCTTTTCGTAATCTAGTTTCTAACCAAGAAGAAGGGGAAGACATGATTTTACATATTGGTTGTGAATCCCAAATATGCAATTTTAATTTGCGTAAATCTAATTTCTTTCCAAGATCGTAGAATCTCCTCGGAGATGGGAGGAAGCCTTGGCTGAAGATAACGGACTAGATGATATGAATAAGGAATGGGAGAAGTTCGCTAAGATAGCTCCCAATTTAATGGTACCTCCTCCCGCTTTCAAAGAACTCTCCGGAGAATTCGTTTCCTATGTCCGAAAGAAGGAGATGACGTGCAGGTTTTCCGTAGAGCCTAGGTTCTCGAATCCGATGGGGGTCTTGCAAGGTGGGTTTCTCGCTGCCGCATTCGATAATACATTTGGTCCTCTTTGCTATCTAGCCGCGGGCAAACCTACGACTACCCTGGAATTGAGTGTAAGCTATATTCGAATGATCAAAGAGAACCAAAGGATCACTGTGAACGCAAGAGTCGTCGCCAGAGGGAACCAACATATTTATCTAGAAGGAGAAGCCTTCGACGAAGAAGGGAAACTCCTGGCGAAATCGACAACACAAGTGTTGATCCTGAGAATGCCGGGAGCTTAGCCCCAAGATCTCCTAGATCTATACAGTGCTTTGAGAAAAGATCTTTTGGGAAAGATAAGGGACTTTATTCTGCAGAGGTTTGGTTTATTCTTCTGTAGTGAGTGGCTCGGTGACTTCTTTCAAAGGGGAAGAAGTTGCCGGAGTAGGTGGGGTCACAGGAGCGGTGATCCTTTCTAGCGGGAGCTTCTTCACATGTTCCGCCATTTCCTTTAGAATATTCGCGGTGATATCCTTCATGATATCGCCGATCACTTCCGTTTCCAGGATCTCAGCCACCATTTTTCCGATATCTTCACCTAGTTTGCGAGAGACTTCCGACATGAAGGGGATCTTGGACAATTCTTCCAATAAGAACTTGGTTTGTAAGGACTCGTTTACCTTTTCGTTCAGTTGATCGTTGTGTTTAGAGATGGCCTGTTTTGCAAGTTGGCTGTAATCCAGACGAAGCATTACTTCTTCCACTCGTTCTAAAGAATGTAGAAAGACTGCATCTGCGATCGTATCCACGATCACGTCTCTAAAGCGGAATGTGATCTCTCGAGTGAGTACCTCGCTTACATTCTGACCGGAAGTGCCAAATCTATAGAATGCGATCGCGAGCTTTACTCCTCTCAACAAGAGAAAGGGTCTTAGGAAATAGAGAGGTATAATGCCTACCGCTTCGTACCAATTTGTCCTCAGATATTTCTTAATATCCTTTTTCTGTCTGAGTTTAAGCCAGAGTTCGAAACCCCAGAGAAGGATCACAAATAGATCGAATGCGAGTACATAGGCAGGAATATCTTTATGAATGAATTCCTTGTACGCGTTTACGAATAGGAGCAAGAATACGTCGAACGCGGCTAGTGTGAGTAGAAGATAGTCCCGAGTCGTACCGGGAAGCACGCTTCTCCAGTATTTAACTGCGTTTATAAATCTTCTGATCTTAGAAAGGTTTTTAGGGTTTGGATTCTCAATCGACATGAAGAATCTTCCGATCCGGTTCGGTGTTTACAAGTTTTTGCAAAACGCGCAATCTGGTCACTAGTTTTAATCGATGCATCTGGTCGTAGACGGTTTCAATCTGATTTACAAGATCCCCGAGTTGGAAGAATACATGTACGCCAATCGACTCAGGGATGCCAGGGTAGGTCTTCTTAGGATCTTAGAATCGTATTCGCAGAAATTGAAAAGCTCTAAGGTGCATGTATTCTTTGACGGAAAGAAAGAAAAGGGCAACGAGACCAGAGAAGATTCGTACGGCAAGATCCATGTCTATTTTAGTCAGGACCAAAAGGCTGACGATTTGATCAAGGATTATATCAAGTATTCTCCTAGGCCCGGAGATCTGTATGTGGTCACCTCCGACCAGGAAATTTTGGCTTTTGCAAAACGACTGGGAACAAAACCTATACTTTCCGAAGAGTTTGCCAAAAAAATAGAACTAGCCTTGGCTGAGAAACCCCAAGCGGAAGAAAAGGATCCGAAAGAGAAACTTTCTCCCGGGGAAATTCTTTATTGGAAGGAACTATTTAAGAAGGGAAAGTAAAGAGTGCTTTTTAATTCGATTTTATTCCTCGTTTTCTTTTCGATCGTATATTCCATTTATTGGATACTTCCGGAAAAGAGAAGGCAGGACTTCCTACTTCTCTCGAGCGTTGCCTTTTATATTTTAGGTTCCGCAACATTTCTAAATGGGATCGTATTCTTCTTACATTTCTTAGGGATCGTCCTATTAAATTACCTGGCTTATCTTAAGATCAGGACTTCTTCTAAACCAAAACCATGGATGATCGCTGCGGTCCTATTGAACGCGATCAATTTAGGCTTCTTCAAATACTTTTACTTTTTGAACAAGATCCTATTCGATCTGAGCGGATATCCTTTCTTTGAGGAGGTCCCTAGGATCTTGAAGATCTCTCTTCCTTTGGCTGTAAGCTTTTACAGCTTTCAGATGATAGCCGCTGCAGTGGATGCGTACCGGAAACCGGAAGGAGAGATCGTAACCTTACGGAAATATCTAGGATTTGTAATATTCTTTCCTGTGCTGATCGTTGGGCCTATACTCCGAATGAAGGATTTCTTTCCGAATTTGGAGCATTTGCAGCCGAACAAGGAGAAGCTTGTTCGTGCTTCTTATCTGATGATCGCTGGTTTGGTAAAGAAGATCCTGGTAGCAGATCCGGTTTCCGGAGTGATCGCTCCCGTATTCTCTAACCCGGGACAGTATGATAGTGTTTCCCTGATCGCGGCAGCTTTCGGCTACGCGATCCAAGTATATTGCGATTTCTCCGGACTTACGGATATGGCAAGAGCTGTCGGACTCGCGTTCGGATTCGAATTGCCTGAGAACTTCAACGCTCCTTTATTCTCTCCTTCGGGCAGAGAGCTTTGGCAGAGATGGCATATGACTCTTTCTTTTTGGCTGCGGGATTATATTTATTTTCCTTTGGGCGGAAGTAGAAAAGGAGAGTGGAGAACCTATATCAATCTCATCATCACAATGACTGTGGGAGGGATCTGGCACGGAGCGGATTATACATTCGTAGCCTGGGGATTTTACTGGGGAGTGATCCTCGCCTTTGAGAGATTCTTAGTGGGAAGGTTCGGCTGGGACGATCGGGAATCTAAGAATAAGTTCCTGACCTTCTTACGGATCCAGTTGGTTTTTGTACTCTTCTCCTTTAGTGCGATCTTATTCCGTGCAAATTCTGCGAGTAAAATGTTCCAGCATGTGATCGGCCTTGTGACTAATACCCCTAATATGATCTCTAGCTATCTAGTTTCCTTGCAATTGGGATGGATCGAAACTTCCGTCGGTCTTGTAACGGGAGCTTCACCGTTCTTATTGGAGTCCATGAAGAATATGGACAAGATCCTATATTCGTATTTGGGGTTTATCGCATTTCATTGGATCCAGACGAAAAAGGATCGCTTGCTGGCATTCGGAAAGGATAAGGACTGGCTCTTAGTAATCTCCGGACTTGCAACGATCTTTGCGATCGCACTGATCTCCGAGGATTCGGGCGCCTGTATCTATTGTCAGTTTTGAGGTAGAAGACGAATATGAAAAAAAATAGATTCTTACTTCTTCCCTTCCTGATCCTCTTTCTTGCGATCGGGATCGATCGAGTGATTACCCTCCCGATCCTTCAGCCCTATTATTCCAAGACCTTCTCTCATTTGAATTTTGAGAGCAAAGAGGATCTGTATTCCGAGCTGAAGGAATTCCTTAAGCAGGATAAATCGAAAAGAAAGAAGGCAATCGTATTCTTCGGGAATTCCAGATCTCTTCTTCTTCCTACAAAGGAATTAGAGAAGAAATACCCGGACTGGCTTCTCTATAATTTTTCGGTCCCAGGCGGATCCCCGGATTATTTCCTGTATTGGATCGAGAGATTCCGAAATGACGGGACTCGTCCCGATTTCGTGGTGCTGGATCAATCATTAGAAATTTATAATAAGACTCCGGTTCTTGCTTTGGATGAGGTACTTGTATACGGTCTGTCCACGGATTTTATTTTAAAATATTGGTCCAGGTATACCAGGGAAGAACTCTCCGTATTTATCGCGAAGCATTTATTCCACACATATAGGGATAGGCCTAAGATGTGGAGGATCATGGAGAGAACCAAAAATTCTTTCGTACTCGCCGATGCATATAAGGAAGGGGTTCGAAAAGTGCTCGAGATCCTAAAGGAGCAGAGAGGGAGTACCCCCACTGACTTAACCCGTCTCAAGAATACGGACGAGCAATTGGCAAAGGCCGCCGAGGCGGATTTCGGTTCTTATCTAGTTCCTTATACATTTCACCAAGATATGTTTGAAATGCAGGAGGATTCCATCCGTATCCTCAAGCAGTACCAAGTCCCGTACGCTACGATATGGGTACGAGTAGCTCGTCCTTATTTTGCTCTCTACGGAACCAAGAAGGTCCAAACCCCAGAGGGACTCAAGACTCCTTTGGAAATTTGGAAGCCTCGCTTAGAGAAGTTTAATCAAGAGACTGGGACCGTTTTCTGGAATATGAATGAGGACCCACAGTATGATTGCAATGAGTTTGCGGATCCGGGGCATATGTCCCCGAATTGTGGACTTCCTTTCGGCGATTTCATCTTTCGTAAATTAGAGGAAACGACCCAAGAAAAAAAGAAGAACTAGTTCGATAGGATCTCTCTAGCCTTCCATAAATGCTGAGAATAGAGAGAACGGCTACAGTCTATTTCTTTCAGGGAAGATGCAATCCCTTCTCGACTTCTTTCCTCTTTTCCGATCCGACGAGAAGTTCCACTACCTTGAGCGCGAATTCAAAAGCGGAACCGGGGCCTATGCTTGTTAAGATCTTCTCGGAAAGGACCAATCTCTCTCCAGTATAGTTCTTCTGTTCCGGCACGCTGCCTGGAAATGCGGTGAATCTTTGGTCTTTCTCCAGAATGGAATGAGTTACAAGGACATTGGGAGCGGCACAGATCGCCCCGATCCATCGATCTTCTTTCTTAAATTTTTTTAATATACTTGAGATTCTTTCGCTGGCATTCAGGTTCTTTGTTCCCAGGTTTCCTCCTGGGAGTAGGATCATATCGAATTCGGAAGGATTCACCTGAGAGAGCAGCGAGTCCGCGACCAGCCTGACCCCTCGGGAAGCGGTGACGGTACCTTCTTCTAAACTAGCGGAGACTACTTCTATTCCCGCTCTTCTTAACACATCTACGATTATGACGGCTTCCATCTCCTCCATACCATTGGCGAAGGGGACCAAGACTTTAGGCATATTTGTACCCGATTTGAATTTTGGGAGAAGAAGAATAAATCTTCTACTCTTCGTATTAAAGAGTAGAAGGAAATAAAAAGGAATGCAATAAAAAGATTAAGTTCGGTCCGATCAGAAGTTGCCTTCCTGTCTTCTGGACCAGGTCAGATTCGAATTCAGGAAGTAATTCGAAAGCATGGCGATCAGAATAGAAAGTATATCCGAAGCGAATTTTAGGGTAAACGCATTCACGACTTTAATTTCGGATAAGAAGGACTGGTATATAAAATGGAAGCTCAGTATTTGCACTAGGATCCCGAAAAGGCTCACCGAATGGAATAATGCGAATCCAAAGGGAAGTTTCCAATCGGAATAACGTCTTTCGTAGAAGGTGAAATAATTATTCAAAAGAAAATTCGAAACAATGGAAAGCTCGATCCCGAATAGAACGGAAAGAGATACCGGATCCAATATCGAGTAGCCGCTGATCAACTCGGGAAAATCCAATGCCTCTCCTAAAAGAAAGCCGAGTAGATTTACGATCACTCCAGTCGCACCTACGATACAATACAGTAGAAAAGTAGGAGAGATCCATTTTCCGAAACGAATGTCCAGTACCGCCAAGAAGAAATTCTTGATCACGGAATTATTCAACTTCGTTTTGCCATGAACCCTTGTTTGGAACGTATAAGGGATCTCCTCTATCTTCAGTTCTTCTTTACTTCTACCCAAGAATTCCAAAAGGATCTTAAATCCTCTTGGATTGATCTCGTTTACGGTTTCAGAATATACTGATCTTTTGATCCCGAAATATCCACTCATCGGATCTGAAACAGGAAGTCCTAAAAGACGTTTTGCGAGGAAATTCGCGAATCGACTGATGCCGATGCGGGCCCAGGACCATTTTCCGGTAGAACCACCTTTGGCGTATCTGGTTCCCAAGCATAGATCCACGTCTCTTTCATAAAAAGATCGGATCATTTCAGGAAGGATCTTTTCGTCGTGCTGTAGATCGGAGTCCATTACTACGAACACTTCTCCTTCTGCTGCTCCCATGCCCGTCAGTACTGCTGAAGATAATCCCTTTCCGGTCAATCTTCGGATCACTCTGAGTTGCGGTATGGTTTCTTGGAGATTTTCCGCAATTTCCCAGGTATGATCCGGACTATCATCATCTACTACGATGATCTCGTGTTTGAATCCGGATAAGGATTTGCTGATGCGATCCGCCGCAATTGGCAAGTTTTCGCTTTCATTATAAGTAGGAAGAATGACGGAAACGGACGGAGTCATAAAAACCAAGATCCATATTCGATTGTAATCATTCAATTATATTAAGTAATTAAATGATTACATGCAATATAATTTTCTAAAGCCCGACTGAAGTACGATTTTTTTTGAGAGAAGATAGCGATAAGAATCATTCTCAAAAAAACTACCGAAGGAAAGATCGGGAATTGGAATAAGCGTTAGACTTATCGAAAGGGAAAGGTTTTGAAGAAAAAGAAGGAAAAGAAGAATTTAAAAAAGAACCGGGAAAGCGCCAATGCAATCCCGGTTGAGAGACGATGGATTATTTACAGCAGAGAAGGGCGCTTGCTCCTCCATTTCTTTGAGCGATCCCGCCCACATATTCGTTATCCGCACATTGGCCCTTGTAGGAACCGGAAGCCCAATCACCGCCTCGGGTAGAAGAGCGATTGTCCCCTCGATCAAACCAAATCGTACGACAGGAATTTCCTAGGCTGCGACTCGAAGGTTCGCAAAGAATTCCGCTCGTTCCCCAGTATCTTTTCGAGAATCCAGCAACTACATAGTTCTGAGGACATTCATATTTAGTAAAGCCTCCGGCCCAATCTCCAGTTCCGTGATAACGTGTCCCAGTTTCATTGACTGCTTGCACGTTATAGGATTGGCTCGAGTTCCAAAGGAGTCCGTAGTTTGTATCTGTGCAAAGCGCCTTATTATTCGTACTCAGGCCGTTCATGCGATATCCGTCCGGACAGGTTCCTTTAGTTGCTCCGTTATCCCAGTCGGAGGCAAGTGTAGAAGAATTGTCGTCACCGCTTCCTAAAGACAGGTTTGCGAAATGATCTGCAGTCACAGGCTGTCCTTGGTTGCCAGTGGCTGAGAGAAGGCGTCCCAGATCTTGGTATCTCCAATCGTCTTTCAAGGTTCTGGACCAATCGGAAGAAACAAGGCCCCATTCGTCGTTTCCATTCAAAGGCCAGAAGGCAAAGTCCATATCTCTTTCGATGAGATAATCAACCAAACGTTTCAGCCATTCTTTATCCGTATCCAAGGTAGTGCTAGGAGAAGCTCCGAATTCGCTTACCCAAACAGGTCTCGTATAATAATAATCCGGGTCGGTAACATAACCCCATTCCGAATAGATTGTATTTCGGAAAGTGTTCAGATCCATATCCCTGTACTTGATATTGTTTCCGGAGGTGGAATCATCTCCATTATGGTTCGGACCGATGTATCCGTAATTATGAGCCGAATAAACAAGCTTATTGGACAGTCTTAGGTGAACAGGGAGATCCTTAACAGGCTTGAGATGAGGACGTTCACCGGATCCGAGAACCGGGATCAAACCCCACCAGTTGATTCCTTCCACGATCACAAGTATATCCGGGTTCGCAATGGTTACCAGATTTCCCAGATCTTGGGAAGCCTTGTGCCAATCGTTCACATCACCCGATCCCCAGTTTGGACTGTCAGGAATGTAGGTATCTCCTTTACGTTGGGTGCGCACTTCGTTCCTAAGATCTGCAGCTGCTACGAGTTTATTATTTTTATACCGATTGATCATCATGATCCAATCGCTTTGCCACATGTCTGTGCTTTGATTGTATGCAAAGGAAGAACCGGTATGATACCAAAGACCATTATAATCATAGCCACAGCACCATTCCGAAAAAGTAGTATGGTTGTTCAGGACTACGACTATTCCTGCATCAGTAAGAGCCTGAACGGTTAGATCATAAATTTCTAATGGAGTCTTTCCGAAAAACTGGGGATTTGCCGCTATATATTCGTTCGGGACCGTTGTAGTGTCGTGAAGCATCTTATTGGAAAAGGGAAGCCGAACCGAATTAAAGCCCCATTCTTGGATCAGGGAAATGATCTTGGAGATCGGCTGTTGATCCAAGCCTCCGACGACTTGGCGAGTATCGCTCGCGCCGTACCAGTTCACCGCCTTGAGTTTGAATCGTTTATTGTTCGAATCCACGATGTATTGCCCGTTCGTACTTAGAGGAAAACTGACCGACCCAACGGTTACAGTTGTCCCAAAAGCATGCAAAGAAGAAGGAGCCGAATTGCTACCGGTTTTCCCGCCAAGCAGATCCGATAAGAGGAGAAGATTACCTTTCGAATTGTCAGGGGAACAATTCCAAACAAAGGACAAAAGGGAGAATAGGCCAAAGGCCCATTTTATATTGAGTTGGTTCATTTCAATTTTCTTCACTTGTTCTACAAAAACCAGGAGATGGATCTTTAAGAAGCTGTTTTATTTTCTTTAGCCATTTAACCAAATTTACTTATAAATTACGTATTTTCACAGACTTGCAGTCTTACAAACGACTTATTCCCACTTTTAAAAACGACCGTTTTAATTAAAAACATTCCAATCACCGGTAGGGGGCATTGCCGGGCCTATAAAATATTATATTTACGTAATATATCGATGTTCAAGTGCGAAAAAGTATCGTTTGTTCCCGAACTAATTTGTTTTTCCGCCGAGTTGAATCCTTCGGCTCTCTAAGAAGAAATATAAAATAAAAACGGATCCGGAAGTTTTTGCCGAGACTTGGTGAGGCTTTCGGAAAAGGAAACGATTACAACTATGGATATACTCAAATATTTCTTTCGGATAGAAGATACCGAGAATCGATACAGCATCTTCATTCGGGTCCTCGCAGGAGGGGTCTTTCTTTGGGAGGGAATGATCAAATTCCTGTATGCAAACCAAGGAATAGGAAGGTTCACAAAACTCGGGTTTTCCCAACCGGACTTGGTCGCCAATCTTATTGGAGGCTTGGAGATCTTAGGTGGACTTATGTTGATTGCCGGGATATTAACAAGACCGTTGAGCTTCATCTTTATGATCCAAATGCTCGTGGCAATGTATATGACCAAGGTGCCGCTGTTTTTCGGAACTTCTCCTTTGCCTCCGCCGCAAGCTCCACCAATTGTCGGTATTTGGGCAGTTTTACATGAAATCCGGTCGGAGTATTCCCAGTTGCTTAGCTGCTTATTTCTATTCTTTGCAGGTCCCGGTAAGTTCTCTGTAGATTCGATCCGGAAAAACCGGTAATGAATCGGTAAATGAGAGTTGGAGTTCCAAATAGGAATTCTGACGAAAAGGGAAATCGCCAGGAGCAGCTTTTGTCTGCTTCTGGCTGTAGTATCTTCGACAGCCCTTACTTCCGATAATACATATTATGTCTCATTATGAAATAGGGCAAAGAGAACTGAAAGAGAATCCTTCTTCTAATGCCGTTCTTGAATCAGGTTCAGTAACCTTGCCAGAGGGAGATGGTGACGATAGTTTTATTATTATCGGATTTATTGAGACATTCGCATTTGATCTGCGCTGATTGGCTATAGTATCCTTGGCCCAAAGAGAATCCTGGAGCCGGTTTGCAGCTTTTATACAGCCCACCGTCGACCAATCGATTGCACGCCGCTTGGATTGCGGCCTCGATATCGCCACTTTGCGAGTTTAATTTACCAGGAATAGCAAGGAATACTGCGGCGACTAAGCCGAGTAAGGAAAGAAGCAATAATTTTCTCATGAGATTGGTCCGAAAACAATTTGGAATCTTTCTTTTGGAAAGAAAATATTTCAAACCAAATTTTCCTCACCTGCAAAATTATCATCCGGAAAGATCTATTCGAGCGAACGTTGAAAATTAGACCTTGAATTCCCAAACCTGATTTTCCAAAGAATTGCTTATGCTCTTACAATCCTTTGCCTGGTCAGCCACTGCCATTGCATGGGATACAACTATGGAATTCGAGTTCTGGATATTATCTAAAAAAATTCGGATTTCTTCTAAGCTTCTTCTTTCTGATTCAGTAGCCTTATGGACGCTTTCTGCGATGGATCCTACATTATGCAATGCGCCGGCAACAGTGACCCTGACATCTGTTTGGCCATCTAATAAAGAGTAAAAGGATTTCAGACCTTTTTGAATTGCGTCCACGTCGGTTAGAATAAAGGAAATTGTTTTTGTCCCGGATTGAACGATCTCCGTGTTCCTGGTCATTTCTTCTTTACCGACTTTTACTAGATGAGAGATCTCCTTTATCGTTCTTCCCGTTTGATCCGCGAGTTTGGAGATCTCGTCTGCAACCACAGCGAATCCTCGACCGTGATCTCCGGCCCTTGCGGCTTCTATCGATGCATTTAAAGCGAGAAGATTTACTTTATCGGCGATATCCTTGATGGTTCCGAGTTTAGAGACCATTCCTCCTGAACTGCTTTCGATCCTTTTGATTGAAGATTCGATTGCTTGTAGACTTTCTTCCGATTCTCTTGCGTGTTTCCAAGCGGTCTCGAATAATGCTTTCGTAGAAGTTAAGCCTGACTCCATTTCTTGGAAACTAATCTCCAAATTCTGAAAAGAGATTCCAAGTTCGTTTGTTGCATCTAACTGAGTTCGAGTGCCATTGGAAACTTCGGAGATTGCATTTGCGATCTGGTTGAGGCTTGTATTGATCTCTTGCAGGCTGCTTGCTTGGTCTGTAGTTTTTCCAGCGACGATCCCGGAACTTTGGACTAGATTTTCTAAGATAGAATTTACGGATTGAGACTTTATTTGCACTTCATTCTGTATCGAAATATTCCCGTTTCTCAAATTTTCCAGTCGGATCAGATCCTTCGCACTATGCAGGAACTCCCTTTTAAAGGTAATTGAGAAGTAGATCAAGATTGTTATTTCAAATATTATAAAGATAGCAGGAAGAAGAAGGATTTCCCAATCGTTTGCATAGTTGAATAGAACGATCGGCATTTCGAAAAATTTTATTCCTAGGCTTTGGCAGAAAGAAGAGAGTCCATGATGGATTGTGATATAGAGTGCTCCAGACAAAAGAGTTTTCCAATCTCGATAGTAAAGTAAGAAAGCCAGGGCAATAAATACATGGAAATGCATTTCAACCCTTCCGAACTGGGATTGAATGAATACGGCAGACCAAGTCATGATCAATAGGGAATTTAAAAGCCTAAGTAAATAATGACCTCTTAGTAGTAAGAAG encodes the following:
- a CDS encoding patatin-like phospholipase family protein; the protein is MSSPSSWLETRLRKGLQTAWQEIGTKKEIALAIAGGGIKAFYGLGVAFALRTWGIRVREVSGVSAGAAMAISTLSETEVDSSNYFQELTKRNPKNFYWNRLLRIRAPFPHHNIARRTVNYCLRFSKLLSKSAKVRIHTVEIPKESLDKNKKGEPIQRLLFAKAASIVNAYFKDETLRRKGEEPFEVLKKMKAWGWREKVFTEKDLTDHETTTQIVMNSCSAFPVLPLQSFNGNYYLDGGLTNNLLLEDFSSDLPRIGVFYEPTTLVGKSQSLLSESLLLSPEAPFIEQGFDYTKPDLVHYAFEKGKNDAEEQKEKILAHLDPNWKKHLHSFFEQIK
- a CDS encoding MBOAT family O-acyltransferase, with product MLFNSILFLVFFSIVYSIYWILPEKRRQDFLLLSSVAFYILGSATFLNGIVFFLHFLGIVLLNYLAYLKIRTSSKPKPWMIAAVLLNAINLGFFKYFYFLNKILFDLSGYPFFEEVPRILKISLPLAVSFYSFQMIAAAVDAYRKPEGEIVTLRKYLGFVIFFPVLIVGPILRMKDFFPNLEHLQPNKEKLVRASYLMIAGLVKKILVADPVSGVIAPVFSNPGQYDSVSLIAAAFGYAIQVYCDFSGLTDMARAVGLAFGFELPENFNAPLFSPSGRELWQRWHMTLSFWLRDYIYFPLGGSRKGEWRTYINLIITMTVGGIWHGADYTFVAWGFYWGVILAFERFLVGRFGWDDRESKNKFLTFLRIQLVFVLFSFSAILFRANSASKMFQHVIGLVTNTPNMISSYLVSLQLGWIETSVGLVTGASPFLLESMKNMDKILYSYLGFIAFHWIQTKKDRLLAFGKDKDWLLVISGLATIFAIALISEDSGACIYCQF
- a CDS encoding glycoside hydrolase family 5 protein; the protein is MNQLNIKWAFGLFSLLSFVWNCSPDNSKGNLLLLSDLLGGKTGSNSAPSSLHAFGTTVTVGSVSFPLSTNGQYIVDSNNKRFKLKAVNWYGASDTRQVVGGLDQQPISKIISLIQEWGFNSVRLPFSNKMLHDTTTVPNEYIAANPQFFGKTPLEIYDLTVQALTDAGIVVVLNNHTTFSEWCCGYDYNGLWYHTGSSFAYNQSTDMWQSDWIMMINRYKNNKLVAAADLRNEVRTQRKGDTYIPDSPNWGSGDVNDWHKASQDLGNLVTIANPDILVIVEGINWWGLIPVLGSGERPHLKPVKDLPVHLRLSNKLVYSAHNYGYIGPNHNGDDSTSGNNIKYRDMDLNTFRNTIYSEWGYVTDPDYYYTRPVWVSEFGASPSTTLDTDKEWLKRLVDYLIERDMDFAFWPLNGNDEWGLVSSDWSRTLKDDWRYQDLGRLLSATGNQGQPVTADHFANLSLGSGDDNSSTLASDWDNGATKGTCPDGYRMNGLSTNNKALCTDTNYGLLWNSSQSYNVQAVNETGTRYHGTGDWAGGFTKYECPQNYVVAGFSKRYWGTSGILCEPSSRSLGNSCRTIWFDRGDNRSSTRGGDWASGSYKGQCADNEYVGGIAQRNGGASALLCCK
- a CDS encoding glycosyltransferase codes for the protein MTPSVSVILPTYNESENLPIAADRISKSLSGFKHEIIVVDDDSPDHTWEIAENLQETIPQLRVIRRLTGKGLSSAVLTGMGAAEGEVFVVMDSDLQHDEKILPEMIRSFYERDVDLCLGTRYAKGGSTGKWSWARIGISRFANFLAKRLLGLPVSDPMSGYFGIKRSVYSETVNEINPRGFKILLEFLGRSKEELKIEEIPYTFQTRVHGKTKLNNSVIKNFFLAVLDIRFGKWISPTFLLYCIVGATGVIVNLLGFLLGEALDFPELISGYSILDPVSLSVLFGIELSIVSNFLLNNYFTFYERRYSDWKLPFGFALFHSVSLFGILVQILSFHFIYQSFLSEIKVVNAFTLKFASDILSILIAMLSNYFLNSNLTWSRRQEGNF
- a CDS encoding NYN domain-containing protein, with the translated sequence MHLVVDGFNLIYKIPELEEYMYANRLRDARVGLLRILESYSQKLKSSKVHVFFDGKKEKGNETREDSYGKIHVYFSQDQKADDLIKDYIKYSPRPGDLYVVTSDQEILAFAKRLGTKPILSEEFAKKIELALAEKPQAEEKDPKEKLSPGEILYWKELFKKGK
- a CDS encoding PaaI family thioesterase, with the protein product MNKEWEKFAKIAPNLMVPPPAFKELSGEFVSYVRKKEMTCRFSVEPRFSNPMGVLQGGFLAAAFDNTFGPLCYLAAGKPTTTLELSVSYIRMIKENQRITVNARVVARGNQHIYLEGEAFDEEGKLLAKSTTQVLILRMPGA
- a CDS encoding DUF1574 domain-containing protein; the protein is MKKNRFLLLPFLILFLAIGIDRVITLPILQPYYSKTFSHLNFESKEDLYSELKEFLKQDKSKRKKAIVFFGNSRSLLLPTKELEKKYPDWLLYNFSVPGGSPDYFLYWIERFRNDGTRPDFVVLDQSLEIYNKTPVLALDEVLVYGLSTDFILKYWSRYTREELSVFIAKHLFHTYRDRPKMWRIMERTKNSFVLADAYKEGVRKVLEILKEQRGSTPTDLTRLKNTDEQLAKAAEADFGSYLVPYTFHQDMFEMQEDSIRILKQYQVPYATIWVRVARPYFALYGTKKVQTPEGLKTPLEIWKPRLEKFNQETGTVFWNMNEDPQYDCNEFADPGHMSPNCGLPFGDFIFRKLEETTQEKKKN
- a CDS encoding DoxX family protein, producing the protein MDILKYFFRIEDTENRYSIFIRVLAGGVFLWEGMIKFLYANQGIGRFTKLGFSQPDLVANLIGGLEILGGLMLIAGILTRPLSFIFMIQMLVAMYMTKVPLFFGTSPLPPPQAPPIVGIWAVLHEIRSEYSQLLSCLFLFFAGPGKFSVDSIRKNR
- a CDS encoding DJ-1 family glyoxalase III, whose protein sequence is MPKVLVPFANGMEEMEAVIIVDVLRRAGIEVVSASLEEGTVTASRGVRLVADSLLSQVNPSEFDMILLPGGNLGTKNLNASERISSILKKFKKEDRWIGAICAAPNVLVTHSILEKDQRFTAFPGSVPEQKNYTGERLVLSEKILTSIGPGSAFEFALKVVELLVGSEKRKEVEKGLHLP